The Bdellovibrio bacteriovorus region TGAGAGACATCGTTGTATTTCCGTATATGATTATTCCGTTGTTCGTAGGCCGCGACGCCTCGATCCGCTCAGTGGAAGAAGCTTTGGCGAAGAATCGTTTGATCTTTTTAGCTTCCCAAAAAGACATTTCCGAAGAGAATCCGTCTCCTGACAACATCTACACAGTAGGTACTGTGGCGATGATCATGAGAATGAGAAAACTTTCTGACGGTCGCGTGAAAATCTTGATCCAAGGTGTAGCTAAGGGTCGTGTTAAGAATTTCACGAAAACATCTCCTTCTTTCGAAGTGGCTGTAGAAAAAATCGAAGAAATCCCAACACAAAAAACTGTTGTTGAAAATGAAGCCCTTATCAGAACAGCGAAAGAGCATATCGAGCGTATCATCGCTTTAGGTCGCCCTCTTTCTCCAGACATCTTATTGGTGTTGGATGATGTTTCTGATCCAGGTCGTATCGCAGACCTTATCGCTTCTAACTTGGGTATCAAAGTTCAAGACGCTCAAAAAGTTCTTGAGACTTCTGATGCTACAGAAAGACTTAAACTTGTTAACGAGATCTTGGCTCAAGAACTTGAAGTCATGCAGACTCAGCAAAAAGGTCGCACTGGTGGCAAGGAAGACATGTCCAAGTCTCAACGCGAATACTTCTTGCGCGAGCAAATGAAGGCTATAAAGAATGAGCTTGGTGAAGGCGATTCTAAATCTGAAGAGATGGACGAACTTCGCGAAAAACTTGTGAACGCGGGAATGCCTCCACAAGTAGAAGCTGAAGCTTTGAAACAGCTTGGACGTTTGGAGCGTATGCATCCAGATGCTTCTGAAGCTACAATGGTTCGCACATACCTAGACTGGATGGCGGATCTTCCTTGGAGCAAAAAATCTGACGACGTGATTGATCTTAAACGTGCCAAAGAAATTTTGGACGAAGATCACTACGAACTAGAAAAAGCTAAAGACCGTATCATGGAATTCTTGGCGGTTAGAAAATTAAAGCCGAACCTTAAAGGCCCAATCCTTTGCTTCGGTGGTCCTCCGGGCGTAGGTAAAACGTCTCTTGGTAAATCTATCGCTCGTGCGATGGGTCGTGAGTACTTCCGTATCGCTCTTGGCGGCGTGAAAGACGAAGCAGAGATCCGCGGTCACAGAAGAACTTATGTTGGTGCAATGCCTGGTAAAATCATCCAAGCACTTCGCCAAGCTAAGACAAACAACCCAGTTATCGTTCTAGATGAAGTTGATAAATTAGGTTCGGACTTCCGTGGTGACCCATCAGCAGCAATGCTTGAGGTTTTGGATCCAGAACAAAATGCAACTTTCCGTGACAACTACTTGAACGTCGATTTCGACCTTTCAAATGTGTTGTTCATCGCAACAGCTAACGTGTTGGAAAATATCCCACCAGCTCTTCGCGATCGTATGGAAATCTTGAACATTCCTGGTTACACAGAGAACGACAAACTTTTGATCACGAAGAAACATTTGATCAGAAGACAAATTGAAGCCAACGGTATCACTGAAGAGAACATCAAGTTCACTGACGAAGGTATCAAGTACTTGATCGCGGGTTACACTCGTGAAGCAGGTCTTCGTAACCTCGAGCGTGAAGTCGGTTCTGTCTGCCGTAAAGTGGCTAAAATGGTTGTGATGGGTGAAGCTAACTTTGTCGAAATCACTCCAGCAGTGGTTCCAGAGTTGTTAGGTCCTCCACGCTTCCAACGTGACGACAAGTTTGCCGACTCTCAAGTAGGTGTTGTGCAAGGTCTTGCTTGGACACAAGCCGGTGGTGAAGTTCTTACTATCGAAGCTTTGAAAATGAAAGGTAAAGGACATCTTGCATTGACGGGCCAACTTGGCGACGTGATGAAAGAGTCAGCTCACGCAGCAATGTCATATGCTCGTGCTCACCAAGAAGAATTGGGTATCCCTGAAGACTTCTTTGAAAAGTACGATGTGCATGTTCACTTGCCAGCGGGTGCAATCCCTAAAGACGGTCCTTCTGCAGGTATCACTCTTACAACAGCGCTTGTAAGTTTGATGACAGGAACTCCAGTTCGTCACGATATCGCGATGACTGGTGAAGTGACTCTACAAGGTCGCGTACTTCCAGTCGGTGGTATCCGTGAGAAGTGTTTGGCAGCTTTGAACCTAGGTATTACAAACATCATCATCCCGATGGCTTGTAAGAAAGATATCGCTGATATCCCTAAGGTCTTCAAAGACAAGATCAACTTCATCTTCGCTGAAAACTTAGATGAGGTGTTCGCGGTCGCTTTCGATAAAGAAGCGAGAAGCCAAGACAAGAAGACAGCAACGAAAAAAGATCCAAAAAAATCGAAGAGCTTGGCTGCTTAATAGTAGCCCAAGCCCATCGCCCCTCCCAAAAATAGAAAAGGACCGAGAAATCGGTCCTTTTTTATTTTCAAAATCAGAATTTAAATATCTATTCGTGAACCGTGATCCAAGTTTTGTAGATGCCATGTTCGCGCACTAGACGGTTGAACTTGAAAGCATTGTCTGGATGAACACGAATGCAACCATGAGAAGCTCTAGAACCTAGCTTTTTCCAGTTGCTAGTGCCCGTTCCATGAATCGCAAATCCACCAGAAATAAATACTGCGTAAGGCATGTTGCCAAGACCGTTGTAATCCCCACCCGGATATTTCGTAGAAGTGTATTTGTCATAGATACGTCCGTTAGGATGAGTATCAAAGTTCGGAGTTCCATGACCTGGAGTTCCTGTAGAAACTGCCCACGTATTCGTGTGAACACCATCGATATACAAATACATTTTTTGTTGTGATCTAGAAACTTGCGCCCACACTTTGCAAGAACTGCGATAACAAGAAGGACCCATCGGGCCGATCAGGTTTTCAATAAACGGAGAAGAGCCTGTTTCTTCGAAATAGATTTGATCCATTTGTTGAAGAGTTTCTTCGATATTGGCATCAAACGGATTAAGTTCATCCATCACGTTTTCGTTGTCCGCAACTTCCACCTCTTGGGCTTGCGCAGAGATTGCCAACGAAGAAACTAAGAAGAACGCTGTCATTAAAGATTTAAACATTTGACCCCCTTCAAGTCAGAGGTCGAAATATCGATTGTGTTACGGTTTGGCAATGAAGATGTTGTAAGGAACGCGCCGCTCTTTGATGACACAACATACCTTTTTATTTAGCATTCAATAATGAGCAGAACGAAACCAGCACGCGGCGAAAATGCGGTGGAATCCCTTGGGGAAACCTGGATTTTATCAGGAAGTACGGGTCAGGATAAACACCAAGGGTCGTACGTAAAACTAAAGATCGCGCTGGAATTTCCTCACCAAAATGTTCGACTGCGTTTTGTAAGAGAATCTGGCTGGTCTGATTTCGTGAAAGGTTTGGGCGTCGTAGAATGCCAAACCGGCGATAAAACTTTTGATGATTTGGTCTATATTAATACCGACAGCCCGCATATCCACAGACTTCTTAAAAGCAACTCTTCTTTGCGTCAGGCTATTGGAAACATGCTTGCCAATGAAGAAGTTCAATCTGTTGAAGTTGAAGATGGACAGGTATTTCTTCGCACACGAGCTTATGGAAAACAGCGAAACACAGAGGGCGCTTGGGGCGCAATATTTCCTAAGATTGATTTTTCATATCAGTTTGAGTGCTACAAAACCACAGCTACAAATCTCATCGAATTTAGAGAAATTCTGCTTCACAACTGGGGACACGATGCTTTCAATTGGGATGGAAGAGGTATCGCCAAGGGTCTTATATTAAATGCCATTGGCGTCACCTCTGCACTGCTCTTAATGTATTTTTTAAATAAATTCCTTATTGAGGATAAATACGGACATCTCGTCGACTCACTTCAGTTTTTTGTCTATGGTATTTTACCCAGTCTTATCACTTTTGTTATCTTGATAGGCCTAGGATTGTTATGGATGAGAGGTTCATCGTGGACCTTACGATTTCTTATTCCGTTTCTGATCTTGTCGTTATTTATCTCTCCGGCTTTAGTATATTCTGGTGCGAAGTATATTAATTATGCGGAGTCGACCTTCTTCAAATCCGTCGATGCTCCTATCTATTCGTTCGAAGTCGTGCTTCGTAAATCTAAAAATTCATCTCGATACGTGTGCATGGTTCAAAGTCAGAATCCCGTCGAGTCCCAAAAGATATTGCGCGAGGATTACTATCCTGAGTTCTGTAATGAGTTGAAGCAAAAAAGATCTATGTCGAACCTCTTCTATCACTATGAACTTCAAAAAGGAAAACTTGGTGCGTACTGGTACACAAGCAAAGCTGTCGTCACAAAGTAATGCGTTAACACAATACAAATTGAAACTATCCCCATTGCTTCCTTCATGAGATAAATTGAGTCCGCTTGGATAAATACAAATACGAAACAACAGTCAAAGGTTTATGGGACGTTACCGGGATGGTTTCTCTCGGAGTGATTCTTGTTTTTTATTGTTACTATCTGACGGGAATTCTTCATTTTGAAACCTCGCAAACAAAAGAATCGTCATCAGGCCTTAGCGTTGTCGCCTCCTACTTAAGCTTTGCTACGGGATTTATATTTAGGCCTTTAGGTGCGATTTATTTTGGTGCTCTAGCGGACACCGCGGGCAAAAAACGCGCCTTGGTGAAATCCTTTAAGATGCTAGGGGTTGTTTCTTTATGCATGGCTTTGCTTCACGAATCGTACATGCCAGCAAACGTAGTCTCAGTATTCGTGATCATTGTTCGCTTACTGCAAGGATTTGCGACCGCAGGAACCGTTACATGTGCTATTGCCTACATCTATGATTTGGCGCCCACTTTAGAAAAAGGACGTTTTACTTCTTGGCTTCAAATGGCAGCTCCATCTGGTTATTTGATTGCGATGGCCATTGTGATTCTATTTAAGCTATTTGTGTCTGCTGAAGATTTGGGAATATGGGGCTGGAGAGTTTGCTTTCTGTTGAGTGGTCTTATCTATCCCCTCGCAGTTTACATCGACAGAAAATTTCCCGATGTACCTTTGACCTATGACCGTGAGACCTCAGCGATCAGCCATCTAAAAAATCTTTTGAGCGACAAATCAGCGCTTAAAAGAATCTTTACGTTTGCACTTTTTATCGCCATTAACGTGGGTGTTCTTGCTTATTTCTTTAATCTTTACCGACTCTATTTCTTAGGCCCTCTGTTAAAAGTCCCATCCGATGCCATCGGATTTATTGTAGCGATCTCAAGTTTGTTTCTGCTGCCGCTTTATCCTCTTTTCGGAGTTATTTCTGATAGAGTGGGTCGAACAAAAATGTGCCTGGCCGGGGCCTTTTTAGGAATTGCGGTGATTTTTCCTTACTTTTATTTTATGCAGAAATTCGCGGGTGTTGGCGGGATCGGCGCCAATAAAGCAGCGCTGATTATAATTATGGTCCTCACCGGATTTGTAATCACACTTAGTTACGCCCCCGTTGTCGCTTTAGTTTGTGATTCTGTGGAGCCTCGTTATAGAGCCGTCTCTTTCGGCGTTATCTACAATATCGGCTTTTCGTTTATACCGTCCCTGCTGCAAATCGCCGGGAGCTATTTCTATGATAAGAATGCTTCGATCTATGGCGGAATTTATGCGGCTTTGATTGTCGCTACTTTAGCAGGCGGAATCAGCTACCTGATTCGCCCCAAAAGAACTACTGCTTAAAACCTTTAAGGCGGTCGTTTTCAGATTCCAAAACACGAACCAGAGTCTTTAGATCTGCCACTTCGTCTTTCAGTTGAAGAATAGTTTCTTCTTTGTCTTGAAGGATTTGGGTGTAGGCTTTTTTAAGTTCGTTCAGAAGTTTGTTGGCAGCGGTTAAGATGGGCTCATCTTTGTTGGCCTTCATTGATTTATCTTGAAGGTCCTGAGCTTTCAGAAGGTCGTCTTTTGAAGAAGCGGACATAGTGTCGTTACCTTTCATCATTCCATGATGAGCACCCACCAAGGCGTCGCTGTCTTGGGAGGGGCGATGTACTCGTTGATGGGTACCCATCGGTTCGTCCATGATGAAGTACTTGCCGTCTTCAAATCGGAATTTGATGTCGTCAGCTTTGATTCGACGGCGGAGTGTGCTCACACTAATTTTGTATTTAGTAGAGTAATCCGTTAGCGGTAACCATGAACCAGTTGCTTCAACGTTCATCAAATTTCCTTACTAGCCAAACTTTTCGGGGTGGTCGCCCTACTCAGCTTGCGTATCCAACATTAACACACGACTTCGGTCTGTCAAATTTTGTGTGAGTAGTTATCCAAATTCAACAAAATTCAGGACCTTGATCTGGCTATCCACAACTTTTTTAGCCTATCCAACTAGACCTTCGTCTGACTAAGCAACCCTAAGTCATGGATTTTCTTAAGTTCCAAAGAATCCTTTGCCCGAAAGTCCAAGAACTCTCATACTTAAAGATAACACTATGCGGATTAGAGATAAGAAAAAAGTGGCCCTAGTATTAAGTGGAGGCGGCATTAAAGCGGCGGCCTTTCACATTGGGGTTTGCTTAGCTTTACAAGAAAAAGGCTTTCGCTTTGCCGGAGGTACCAAAGAGATGGTGCGTCAGAACTTCGGTGAAGACGATCCATTTACAATCCGTCTTTATGTAGGCTCTAGCGCCGGCGCTTTCGTAGCTTCAATCCTTGCCGCTGGCTACCCGATTGAGTCCCTCGTCAACGCATTCCAAATCGGTTCGGGCAGTCATCCTTCTTTTGATAAGTCGGATTTACGGTATTTAAAACCCATCAGCTACCGCGATATTTTTAATTTAAACTCCAGCGGTTTGTTGAAGTTTATTCCGCGCACTTTGATGGAAAAGGCCTTGGTCACCGGTGGTCTTGAATCCCTTTTAAAAAACGGTCTTAAGTTAAACGGCCTTTTTTCAACCAAGGGTATTGAAGGCTATTTGCGCAAAGAGGTTTTGCTGGACAATGACTTCGCTCGTTTGGGTGTGGGTCTTTTTATTATCGGAACCCAGTTAAACCACACCCGCAAAGCCATCTTTGGTAACTTCCCGGAATCCTATAAAACGGAAAACACGAAATACATCAACTACGCAACGATCAGTGATGCCGTGGCTTGTTCAACGGCCTTGCCTCCGGTCTTTGCTCCTTACGGAATCAAACGTCCCGACGGAAAAGAGATGTATTATTATGACGGCGAAATTCGCGACACTCTTTCCACGCACGTGGCGGCAGATTATGGCGCGGATCTGGTGATTTCTTCTTTTTCAATTCAGCCTTATCACTACACGGAAGAGATGGGTTCGTTGCATGACTATGGAATTCCACTGATCGCAAATCAGGCTCTTTACCAAGTCGTTCAGCAAAAAATCATGCGCCATATTCAATACAAGAATGACATTCGCGGTATCTATAACGCCGTAGATGGTTACTTCAAACAGATGAACTTGCCGGCTGAGCATCGCGACAAACTGCTTGAAATCATTCGCAATCGTGTGAACTATCGCCCGGAAGTGGATTACATCTATATTGCTCCACGCCCGAACAACTATGAAATGTTTTTCGTTGATCACTTCAGTTTAAATCCAGAGATTTTAGCGCGCATTGTGCGTATCGGATTTAAATCCGCGATCAACGTTCTTCGCCACTACGACGTTTAGTGGCTGCGAATTTCATTTTTCCAGTTTGTTAAAAGCTCTTTGCCCGACGAAGCTGTTTTACCAGCATAAGTTTGTTCGTCATAAAACGTTTCGATTTCTTGAAGAATCATTTTCAAATAAGGAAACTGTGCCTGCAGCTTTTTTAGAAACTCCAGCGGAGGCTCTGAATTTTCGCGCTGGATATTCTTTTTTTCGGCCCACTTTTCCACGGCTTGCAACAGAACTTGTGCTTCATTAAGGTTTCTTTTCTGTTTGAAAAGACTGCGGAAAATTAAAACAAGTGCGGCAATAACAACGACAAGTAAGAAAGTGGATTGAATTCTGTAATTCAACAAAGCACTCCAAAAACTTTGTTGAGACGTTTTATCAAAATCGATAAGGAAATAAGTCCATCGATAGTTGATATCTTCCACCCAAAAACTGACTTCATCCCATAGAAGAAAATCTTCTTTCGCTGGCGGACGCCAATCCACGGCGCGCGCAAAGGCCCGCTGATCTTCTTCCGAAAGTCCAAAAAATTCTTCTGCACCGATCACCAAACGAAGAGGCGCAACCCATAAAGTTGGATCGATTCGCTGCCACTGTCCTTCATTAAAGATTTCAACCCAGGCGTGAGCATCTTTTTGCGAAACTTTCCAAAAGTTGCCCAAAGGATTAAAACGGCCGCCTTGATATCCGACGATCACTCGCGCGGGAATTCCTAAGGATCTTGCAAGAGTCGCGTAAGCTCCCGCAAAATGCTCACAAAACCCTCGTTTTCTTTCAAAAAGAAAAGTTTCTAGATCGTTTGGACCATAAACGCCGGGAGATAGCGTGTAGACGAATCCGTTATCTACAAAAAGTTTTTGCAGTTCTTCGACCTTTTGGGGAATAGAAAGATTTCTGCTTAAGACACCGTCGACCCATGCGTGAACACGTCCTTGTACGGGAGGAACCTGAAGATCTTCATCCTGCGGAGTCGCTCTGTCCTTATAGTCATGCTCATAATATCCCCGATACATTGAAGATTTATTTAATGGCCGAATTGACCGATAGATGTTCTGAGGAAGCGCTAGAACTTGATTCACGTCTAAGTCGACATGCTTTGTTCCCTCTAAAACAAAAAGATAGAGCTGAGATGTGGGCTCAATTGCGACCTCATAAGTTGGCAAAGATTTATAGTCTTCTGTTGAAGGAGCTCTAAATCCCAAGCGTCGCGGACGCCAGCTCAAACCCCGCGATTGAGTCAAAACCGATCCACGCCAATAGAGATCTACCGATTTATTTATCGGCAGATTTTCAATCTTGGCCCGAAATGCTGTTGCCGTGTTCGTTGCAAGTTCCGCCACCATCCCGGGGTTTATTTCATCGGTAAAGCCAATTTCTCCGAACTGCGCAGAACCGCGCGACATCGCCCACGGTAAAACAAAGCGCGGAAAGGCAAAAAATAAAATCACAGCCATCGGCACTGAAAGAATGAATATCTTTAATAGTACTTTCGCGCGAGCCGGCAGCGATTCAGGCAAGAGCGAATACCAAAGCCCGACAAAGGCCAAAACGGAAGGAATTATCCAATATATATCTAAACTAAAAAGCGCCTTCACTGAAATCAAAAGAAAGCCCAGAAGGATCACAAATTTATGATCGCGTTCGTTCTGATAGTCCATGATTCTTAATGAAGAAAGAGCTAACAAAAATGTATACGCGGGCTCCTGGCCAATCAAAGTGCGAAATTGAACAAGCACTTGAATTAACAAAAGAACACTTAGGATTCCCGTGGCCTTTCTAGATAAAGGTTTCCACTGAAGATTTTCTACGCCCCACTTCCAAAAAAGCATGACGAAGCTGAAAACAGCTATCCATGCTGAAACCTCAAGCGCTACCATCGCCATGGCGATAATAAATGAAACGGCGAGTGCTTTCTGAGAGTAGAACCTTTTTGTCATAAAAGATCTTCCCTGCTTAGGTGAGCAAGGACCTCTAGGCACATCTTGCGATGAGCAGAACTTTGATCTTTAGCGATATGATGCTTTCCGACTTCGAGAGAAAATGAATGGCCTAGCTTGTGTGCTTCATCAATCCACAAACACAGTTGCGAAATTCTTGCTTCTTCATCATGCAAATGAGCTGTCTGTTTCCAAGAAAAATGCAGCGAAGGCTTCTCGGACTCTTCAAAATTTTTTACAAGCAGTTCCTGCCTGCGTGCTGTCGCTTTCCAATCTATTCGCCTTAAAGAATCCGTGCTTTGGTAAGTACGATGCTCCCTGAATAAGCCTGTATTTTCACTGTCTGTTTCCGCATAAGAGTTTTGTGGAAAAGCCTCTTCGCCTTTTCTTGCCGGATAAACTGTGATTTCTCGAGGAGTTTTAAAGACTCTCCACGCTCTTAACAAAGAAAAAGGAAATGTACTTTGAACCGCTATTCTGGGAAGAAGATGTCGGCCGCGTTTTTTAAAAACAAAGGGAACAAGAACCACGTCTTCTTCCTGTGGCTCAAGATCCGTGCGCGAAGAGGTTTCAGGATACTTTTCGAAATAGCTTTCGATCTGAAAACACGGCGACTTTGCATTATTTTTCAATGTTACGCTTAAGGCCGATGTCTCGTCGCAAAAAGCTTCGTCAATGTGAACATCAATAACATCAACGCCATCGACATTTTTATTGGTGATAAAAGTTCCTGTGAAAGCCACAGAGATTAAGAAAAAGAAGAAAATGTAAATCAAATTGTTGGAGTATCCAACCGCCATAAAAAATAGAACTAGCGACATCAACCCAAAGGCGACGCCAAATCCTGTCGGCAGAATATAGGTTCGCGTTTTCTTTTTAGACAGGAACTGGCGTGCTTTTTTGTAAAGCCCCTGCCCACTCACGGCCGCGTTTGATGCCATGATTGCCTCCAAGACGATGTCCTAATACAGGAATCAAAACTTGTTGAACATCTTCAGGTCGTAAATAGTTTCTTCCATCCATAAAGGCCCAAGCCTTCGCGGCTTTCGCTAAAGCCATTCCTGCACGAGTTGAAAGTGGTGCTCCTTCAAATCCGGGACGACGAGATCGCTCTAAAAGATCCGCGATGTACTGAGCGACATTAGCGGACACTTGCACTTTTGTAACTTCAATCAAAGCTTCTGCAATTTCAGTTTCACTAAATAGCGGATGAATTTTTTGCAGCAAATGTCGAGGATCATCACCTTGTAAAATGCGCACTTCGGTTTCTTTAGAGGCCGGATGTAGTTCTAAACTCATTAGAAAACGATCTAGCTGACTTTCTGGTAAAGGAAAGGTGCCGGTCTGTTGATGCGGGTTCTGAGTTGCGATCACATAGAATGGATGCGGCAGTGGCCAGGTCACACCTTCAACAGACACTTCGCCTTCTTCCATCGCTTGTAGCAAAGCACTTTGGGTGCGCGGGCTTGCGCGATTCAACTCATCCGCCATCACCATCTGTGAAAATAACGGCCCTTGATGAAAAACGAATTTATGTTCTTGCGGATGATAGATCTGTCCGCCAATTACATCCGCTGGTAAAAGATCAATCGTGAATTGCACGCGACGAGTTTTTAATCCGGTGAGCTTCCCTAGCACCTGAACAAGAGTGGTTTTTCCAACTCCGGGCAAGTCTTCAATAAGCAAATGGCCGCCCGCCAGAAGGCAGGTGATGGCCAAACGAATTTCAACATTCTTATCCAGAACGACCTTCGAGGCCTGAGCAATGAGTTCGTGAAACTTCTGATTCATGCTCAATAAGGATATTAGGTCTTACTGCACGGGAGTAGCTATTCCCCGAAGTCCCGATGAAAGACTAGCGATTTACAAATAAAAAAGCCCTGGTAGTTGCCAGGGCTTAGTATGTTTTTTATCGAAGTGCAGTCAGCTTAGAACAAGCTTTTTTCTACAGCCGAGAAAATCGGGCCAGAGACAAATCCCATGATCACAATCGCTAGAGCCATGATCACAGTCGTCACTGTTGTTGCATTCAGTGAATGACTTGCAACTTCCGCGTTACCTTCTTTCATGTACATAACAACGACCGGGCGCAGGTAGTAGTAAACACCAATCACAGAGCTAATCATACCCCAGATCGCCAACCACAACAGACCTTCACCGATAGCCGCGTTGAACAGATAGAACTTACCGAAGAATCCAAGAGTCGGCGGAATACCTGCTAACGATAACAAGAACACCGTTAAGCAAAGAGCTAACATTGGTCTTTGTTTCGCAAAGCCAGCAAGGTCATCCACGTTCACGATGTGGTTCTCTGATTTTTCAAGCATGCTTGCAATCGCGAACGCACCCAAAGTCATCAAAGCATAGCTTAGAAGATAGAAGATAACTCCCGAAGCACCGAACGCACCGTTATCGCTAACGCCGGCCGTGATGATACCGATCAACAAGTAACCAGAGTGCGCTACTGATGAATACGCAATCATACGCTTAAAGTTATTCTGAATGATCGCTGCCGTGTTACCCAAGATCATTGTGATCACAGCCAACCATTGCAAGATATCAAACAAGTGATCTGAACCGATCAAAGACTTCGTTGCAATCACACGCAAGAAAGCGGCGAAAGAAACTGTCTTAACCGCTGTCGCCATGAAAGCCGTGTGCGGAGTTGGAGCCCCTTGATACACATCTGGAGTCCAAGCATGGAATGGTGCAATCGAAACCTTAAAGCAGAAGCCCAAGATAACGAAAGTGATACCAAACAAGAAAAGACGACTAGTTTGTACTAGCTCTGCCGCGCTATCCATGAATGCCAGGATGTTTGTTCCACCCGTTGAACCGAAGATAAATGCCACACCATAAAGGAACAATGCCGAAGCAAAAGAACCCAAGATGAAGTATTTCAAAGCGGCTTCTTTAGAAAGCTTCTCTTCGTGGCTCATCGCAATCATCAGATACAATGCCAAAGACATCATCTCTAGGCCGATGAAAACCATCAAAAGATCCACAGCAGAAACCAGGATCAACATACCTACAGCAGAACTCATCGCTAAGAAAATCAACTCAGAGAACTGTTTTCCTGTCGTCGATGGATTTTCATACATCATCACCATCGCCGCTCCCGCAGCGCCCAAAGCAATGATACCCATCCACTGAGTCACACCGTCAAAGATAAGACCGTTATTAAACGCTGTCTTACCGCCGCCACCAAACACAATCAAAAGACCAATCGCGATCACAATACCGATAAGGGCTTGCGCCAAAGTCACAGCATGAGGTTGTTCGCGGTTGCCGCGAAGAACTTTAGCCGTGATCGGAATCAAGCTTACTAGGAACAAGGCGATCATCGGAGAAATCAACAAAACGTCACTAAGACCGATATTCATATTCATTAGTTACCTCCTTGCGCGTGCTGAGTGGAAGTTGCGCCAGGCTCTACAATCGTCAGGTTATAGTTACTTCTGTTGTTCACTAGATAATCAATACTTGCCTTTGAATAGTTCAAGAAATGATTCGGGAAAAGACCCATCCAGAACACCATGATAACAAGAGGAACAAGAACCGCGATTTCACGCGCATTCAAGTCGTGAAGTGGGTGATGTTCGTCTTTCACCAACTCGCCTTTTTCGCCGAAGAATACGCGTTTGAACATCCAAAGCATATAAACGGCTCCCAAGATCACACCTGACACCGCGAAGTAAGCAAATACTGGTTCTGCTTGGAAAGTGCCAAGAAGAATCAAGAACTCACCCACGAAACCGTTCGTCAATGGAACTGCGATCGAAGACAAAGTGATGATAAAGAAAAAGATTGTGAAAAGCGGAAGAACTCCTGCTAATCCACCGTACTTGCTGATTTCACGAGAGTGCGTTCTTTCGTAGATCATACCGATCAACAAGAAGAGTGCACCTGTAGAAATACCGTGGTTCAACATTTGATAAAGACCACCGGACATCCCGTAAGCATTGAATGCAAATAGACCGACTAAGATGTAACCCATGTGCGACACCGAAGAGTACGCCACAAGTTTTTTCACATCCGGTTGAACCATCGCAACCAGGGCTCCGTAGATGATTCCGACTGTACCGATCAACATGAACAACCATGCCCAGTATTCAGAAGCTTCTGGGAATAATGGAATCACCCAGCGCATGAAACCGTAAGTACCCATCTTAAGCATCACACCGGCTAGAATTACAGAACCTGGTGTTGGGGCTTCAACGTGGGCATCAGGCAACCAAGTATGAACTGGGAATGCCGGAACTTTGATCGCAAAGGCCAAAGCAAACGCGAAGAACAATAAAGTTTGAAGGCTGAAGAATGTCCCACCTACAAACGGAATTTTAAGTTTGTAGAAATCAAG contains the following coding sequences:
- a CDS encoding complex I subunit 4 family protein produces the protein MILSSIVFLPLLFALIVAVWPKSNTIRHLALGLSIVEFILSLALFRQFDPNSAGLQMVEKFMWIERFGIQYFMGIDGISLWLVLLTTFLTPIIILGSWTSITERVKGFHVAMFVLQTAMLGTFLAMDAIFFYVFWELSLVPMYFMVGIWGGARRIYATVKFFIYTFAGSVMMLVAIIYMMYLTQEATGTMSASLLDFYKLKIPFVGGTFFSLQTLLFFAFALAFAIKVPAFPVHTWLPDAHVEAPTPGSVILAGVMLKMGTYGFMRWVIPLFPEASEYWAWLFMLIGTVGIIYGALVAMVQPDVKKLVAYSSVSHMGYILVGLFAFNAYGMSGGLYQMLNHGISTGALFLLIGMIYERTHSREISKYGGLAGVLPLFTIFFFIITLSSIAVPLTNGFVGEFLILLGTFQAEPVFAYFAVSGVILGAVYMLWMFKRVFFGEKGELVKDEHHPLHDLNAREIAVLVPLVIMVFWMGLFPNHFLNYSKASIDYLVNNRSNYNLTIVEPGATSTQHAQGGN